One window of Garra rufa unplaced genomic scaffold, GarRuf1.0 hap1_unplaced_025, whole genome shotgun sequence genomic DNA carries:
- the LOC141315365 gene encoding uncharacterized protein, protein MCSTTPQSKLEKGFKFYVSSYLCNYEVSGKIRATNEISVKAHCYRSMRKAETPHQLRMTLRDSEPVVLNSSCSCVAGSGLCNHLVALLYQTAHYYESGMSVVPPVLSCTQTEQKWHKPRTMGVKPGPVDAMVVVKPKPGATSASGIRSSLYKAYSGELPVPSTLNPKAVYADFKPGSLPLICTMNISPDKPLMDSIFGKVQAGSILSYQHPPPTPDGFITHKDAPPFPKVPPEGYQLKPTDCTYVPTNQEQLHLHSLSVTLLQSHLIEESTRCQSAAPEWHSLRKERVTASNFREISHVRGPNAADKLAERIMRGTRQTTHMKRGLDMEAGALKDYATLKNLNLRKCGLVIHPDAPWLGASPDGLVYDPLERPSFGLVEMKCPNALNYVDCRYLRVDHGTYKLKESHAYYWQVQGQLLMTGMEWCDFVVCAHDDMFVQRIYRDNSVLSSLKQRCDLFFFFTYLPKYLSMHK, encoded by the exons ATGTGCAGTACAACGCCACAGAGCAAACTTGAGAaaggtttcaagttttatgtgtctTCGTATCTGTGTAATTATGAAG TGTCAGGTAAAATCAGGGCCACAAATGAAATCTCAGTGAAAGCTCACTGCTACCGCTCTATGAGGAAAGCAGAGACTCCACACCAACTGAGA ATGACATTACGTGATTCAGAGCCAGTTGTGCTTAACAGCTCCTGCTCCTGTGTGGCTGGGAGTGGGTTGTGCAACCATTTGGTTGCTTTGCTTTACCAGACAGCCCATTACTATGAATCTGGAATGTCTGTTGTCCCTCCTGTCCTATCATGCACCCAAACAGAACAGAAGTGGCATAAACCACGAACAATG GGAGTGAAGCCGGGACCGGTGGATGCCATGGTGGTAGTGAAGCCCAAACCAGGTGCTACTTCAGCAAGTGGAATCAG ATCTTCACTATACAAGGCCTACAGTGGTGAGCTGCCAGTCCCATCAACACTCAACCCTAAAGCTGTCTATGCTGACTTCAAACCAGGATCTCTTCCCCTTATCTGCACAATGAATATCTCACCTGACAAGCCACTCATGGACTCCATTTTCGGTAAGGTACAAGCTGGCAGTATCCTATCGTATCAGCATCCACCACCTACACCTGATGGTTTTATCACCCATAAGGATGCACCCCCATTCCCAAAAGTGCCACCAGAGGGCTACCAGTTAAAGCCAACAGACTGTACATATGTCCCAACAAACCAGGAACAGCTGCATCTCCACTCACTGTCTGTGACTTTGTTGCAGTCACACCTAATTGAAGAATCAACCAGATGTCAAAGTGCAGCACCTGAGTGGCATTCACTGAGGAAAGAGAGGGTGACTGCTTCAAATTTTAGGGAAATTAGCCATGTTAGAGGTCCAAATGCTGCAGACAAACTAGCTGAGAGGATCATGCGAGGGACACGACAAACAACACACATGAAGAGGGGACTGGATATGGAGGCAGGTGCCTTAAAGGACTATGCAACTCTTAAAAACCTGAACTTAAGGAAATGTGGACTGGTGATTCATCCAGATGCACCTTGGCTGGGTGCGTCACCGGATGGTCTGGTATATGACCCGCTTGAGAGACCATCATTTGGCTTGGTTGAGATGAAATGCCCAAATGCACTAAACTACGTTGACTGCAGGTACCTCAGAGTTGATCATGGAACATATAAATTAAAGGAAAGCCATGCTTATTATTGGCAAGTGCAGGGGCAGTTGCTTATGACGGGTATGGAATGGTGTGACTTTGTTGTCTGTGCCCATGATGACATGTTTGTGCAGCGCATTTACAGAGACAATTCTGTGTTAAGCTCCCTGAAACAGAGGTgtgatttgtttttcttttttacatatCTGCCAAAATACCTCTCTATGCACAAGTAA